One genomic region from Rosa rugosa chromosome 1, drRosRugo1.1, whole genome shotgun sequence encodes:
- the LOC133725280 gene encoding homeobox-leucine zipper protein ATHB-15 produces the protein MAMSCKDGKGVMDNGKYVRYTPEQVEALERLYHECPKPSSIRRQQLIRECPILSNIEPKQIKVWFQNRRCREKQRKEASRLQAVNRKLTAMNKLLMEENDRLQKQVSHLVYENGYFRQHTQTTTLASKDTSCESVVTSGQHHLTPQHPPRDASPAGLLSIAEETLAEFLSKATGTAVEWVQMPGMKPGPDSIGIVAISHGCTGVAARACGLVGLEPTRVAEILKDLPSWLRDCRTVDVLNVLPTANGGTIELLYMQLYAPTTLAPACDFWMLRYTSVLEDGSLVVCVRSLKNTQNGPSMPPVQHFVRAEMLPSGYLIRPCEGGGSIIHIVDHMDLEPCGVPEVLRPLYESSAVLAQKMTMAALRQLRQVAHEVSQSSVTGWGRRPAALRALSQRLSRGFNEALNGFTDEGWSLMGNDGMDDVTILINSSPDKLMGLNLSFGNGYPAVSNAVLCAKASMLLQNVPPAILLRFLREHRSEWADNNIDAYSAAAVKVGPCSLAGSRVGSFGGQVILPLAHTIEHEEFLEVIKLEGIGHSPDDPMMQTREMFLLQLCSGMDENAVGSCAELIFAPIDASFADDAPLLPSGFRIIPLDSGKEASSPNRTLDLASALEVGPTGNRASSEYSANAGCVRSVMTIAFEFAFESHMQEHVASMARQYVRSIISSVQRVALALSPSHLSSYAGLRSPLGTPEAQTLARWICNSYRGYLGVELLKSCNEGSESNLKLLWHHSDAIMCCSLKAVPVFTFANQAGLDMLETTLVALQDIALEKIFDDHGRKTLFSEFPQIMQQGFACLQGGICLSSMGRPVSYERAVAWKVLNEDETAHCISFLFVNWSFV, from the exons ATGGCTATGTCCTGCAAGGATGGTAAAGGAGTAATGGATAATGGCAAGTATGTGAGGTACACACCTGAGCAGGTTGAAGCCCTTGAGAGGCTTTATCATGAATGCCCCAAACCCAGTTCGATTCGTCGCCAACAGCTCATTAGGGAGTGCCCAATTCTCTCTaacattgagcctaaacaaaTCAAAGTTTGGTTCCAGAACAGAAG atgcAGAGAGAAGCAGAGGAAAGAGGCTTCACGCCTCCAAGCTGTGAACAGGAAGCTCACTGCTATGAACAAGCTTTTAATGGAGGAAAACGATAGGTTGCAGAAGCAAGTGTCACACTTGGTCTATGAAAATGGCTACTTCCGCCAGCATACCCAGACC ACGACGCTTGCATCCAAAGATACGAGCTGTGAATCAGTGGTGACGAGCGGTCAACACCATCTGACACCTCAGCATCCGCCAAGGGATGCTAGTCCTGCAGG ACTTTTGTCCATTGCAGAAGAAACTTTAGCAGAGTTTCTTTCAAAGGCTACTGGAACTGCTGTAGAGTGGGTCCAAATGCCTGGAATGAAG CCTGGTCCGGATTCCATTGGAATCGTTGCTATTTCTCATGGTTGCACTGGAGTGGCAGCACGAGCCTGCGGCCTGGTGGGTCTAGAGCCTACACGG GTTGCAGAGATCCTCAAGGATCTGCCTTCGTGGTTGCGTGACTGCCGCACTGTAGATGTCCTGAATGTACTGCCTACAGCAAACGGTGGAACCATTGAGCTCCTTTACATGCAG CTCTATGCGCCAACCACTTTGGCGCCTGCATGTGACTTCTGGATGCTCCGCTATACTTCTGTTTTAGAGGATGGCAGCCTTGTG GTTTGTGTGAGATCTctcaaaaacacacaaaatGGTCCATCCATGCCTCCGGTGCAGCATTTTGTTAGAGCAGAAATGCTGCCTAGTGGATACCTGATACGACCATGTGAAGGAGGTGGCTCAATTATACACATTGTTGATCACATGGATTTGGAG CCTTGTGGTGTGCCAGAAGTATTGCGCCCATTGTATGAATCTTCAGCTGTTCTTGCCCAAAAGATGACAATGGCG GCTTTACGCCAGCTGAGGCAGGTAGCCCATGAAGTTTCTCAATCTAGTGTCACTGGCTGGGGCAGACGACCTGCAGCTCTACGAGCACTAAGCCAGAGGCTTAGCAG GGGATTTAATGAGGCACTAAATGGATTTACTGATGAGGGGTGGTCATTGATGGGGAATGATGGCATGGATGATGTCACTATCCTCATAAACTCATCCCCTGACAAGCTAATGGGTTTAAATCTTTCATTTGGTAATGGATATCCAGCTGTCAGCAATGCCGTCTTATGTGCTAAAGCATCAATGCTTTTACAG AATGTGCCTCCTGCTATCCTTCTTAGGTTCCTACGGGAGCATAGGTCAGAATGGGCAGACAACAATATTGATGCTTACTCAGCTGCAGCTGTTAAAGTTGGCCCCTGTAGCTTAGCGGGGTCTCGAGTTGGAAGTTTTGGCGGTCAAGTTATACTCCCCCTAGCTCACACTATTGAGCATGAAGAG TTCTTGGAAGTCATTAAACTGGAGGGTATTGGCCATTCTCCTGACGATCCAATGATGCAGACTAGAGAGATGTTCCTTTTGCAA CTATGCAGTGGAATGGACGAGAATGCTGTTGGTTCCTGTGCTGAACTGATTTTTGCTCCAATTGATGCTTCCTTTGCTGATGATGCACCTCTCCTACCTTCTGGTTTTCGCATCATTCCTCTTGATTCTGGGAAG GAAGCCTCCAGTCCAAATCGCACATTGGATCTTGCTTCTGCTCTTGAAGTTGGGCCGACTGGAAACAGGGCATCTAGTGAATATTCTGCAAATGCGGGTTGCGTGAGATCTGTGATGACTATAGCATTTGAATTTGCATTCGAGAGCCACATGCAAGAGCATGTAGCATCCATGGCTCGACAATATGTTCGCAGCATCATATCTTCAGTTCAGAGGGTGGCATTAGCACTCTCTCCTTCACATTTAAGTTCGTATGCTGGTCTTCGTTCACCACTTGGTACCCCTGAAGCGCAGACCCTAGCTCGTTGGATATGCAACAGTTACAG GGGATATTTGGGTGTGGAGCTGCTCAAATCCTGCAACGAAGGAAGTGAATCCAATCTCAAATTGCTGTGGCATCACTCTGATGCAATTATGTGCTGCTCTCTGAAG GCTGTGCCAGTTTTCACCTTCGCAAACCAGGCAGGACTTGACATGCTTGAGACAACCTTGGTTGCACTGCAAGACATAGCTTTGGAAAAGATTTTTGATGACCATGGACGCAAGACTCTCTTCTCTGAGTTCCCGCAGATAATGCAACAG GGTTTTGCTTGTCTTCAAGGTGGCATCTGTCTCTCAAGCATGGGGCGACCAGTGTCATATGAAAGAGCAGTAGCTTGGAAGGTGTTGAATGAAGATGAGACGGCTCACTGCATAAGTTTCTTGTTTGTGAACTGGTCTTTTGTGTGA